The following nucleotide sequence is from Nitrospira sp..
TGCTCGAACGAGCACGCAGCTATCAGGCCACCGTCCTCACACTATTGCGCCAAGTCACGCAGAAGGGCTGCCCCGCGAAAACGGTCCATGCGATTCGAACCCATTGCCGCCGACTGCAAGCCCTGCTGGAACTGTCCGGAGAAGAGGAACGCGCGGCGGTGATGGCCAAGAGCGTCCGTCGCCTGAGCAAGCTCAGAGCGTTGCAGGTGTTTCGGCAATACTTAGAGAAGATCGACGCCCCTCGAGCGGATCTGGTCCAGATCGACGCGCGGATCGAACGACGGCACCGGCGTCTTGTGCAGGTCGACGCGTACCGAAAAATCACACAGGCCCTGCAACAACAGGGGCTGCCGCAAGAGCATCGCTCCGAAGCGTGGTTGCGACAACGGGCCAAGGATCTCCGGCACACGCAAGCGGATGCGCTGCAGGTGCTCTTCGTCCATATTGCGGAGAAGCCGCGCCGTAAGCGACTCCATGCCTTGCGACTCCTGCTCAAAACCATTCGGTACCAGGCCGAAGCGCTGCCGGACCAGTCCGCCGAGATCCAGGAGATGGTGACGAAGCTGAGACAGGCGCAAACCAGCTTGGGCCGCTACGAGGAATTGGCGGACTTCGCCCGTTGGGGTAAGAGGTGGGAATTGAAGCGCTCTCTGCGGATTAAGCGGGATTGGAAGCGGGCGAGGACGAAAGCGCGAGCTGCCGCAACGGAGCTGACATGGCTGGTGGACATATTACGTGGCGGCGCTGCCGATTGAGGGGTAGGTCGGTCCGTACCATCCCAACGAGGCGCAGGGCTACAGCTGATAGGCGGAGCCGGACTGCAGGCTCCTGACGGCCAGGAGGCAGGCTCGGGTCACCGCCTCGACCTGCTCGAACGGAATTACAGGCGGCAACCCCCGTTCGACGGCTTGCACGAAACGGGTCATCTCCTCCGTAAATCCCTTGTCCCGTTTCGGCGTCTTGAAGACACGGGTCTTCCCTGCCGCATAGCAATGCGTCTCGGTGAAATCATCCATCGTGAGGGATTTCCCGTCTGTATGGGCCTCGAAACGTTCCTTCGGCAGCCCGGAATTGCCTTCGGCCGTATAGACGATCGTGCCGAGGGAGCCATCGCCGAACGTGAGGGTCAGGCTGCATTGGTCCTCGGTGATGCCGGAGCTGTGACGCCCGACTCGGGACGCGAAGACGGAGACCGGCGGCGACCCGCAGAGGGCCTGCATGTAATCCACGAAGTGGCAGACTTCTCCGAGAATACGCCCACCGCCGACAACGGGGTCTTGCACCCAATGGTCCGGGGGGATGCGGCCGGCATTGACGCGATAGAGCATCGCGAGCGGATTGCTGCGGGACGCGAAGAAGGCCTGCGCTTCCTTCGCATGGGGCGAAAATCGCCGATTGAACCCTACCATCAGCTGCAGCCCGTCGGCGGCCTTCTTCTCATAGGTCGATCGAATCTCCGCCAACTCCTCTTCCGTCAGGCAGAGCGGTTTTTCGACGAACACATGTTTGTCGGCGAGCAGCGACTTGACGACCATCGAGGCGTGGCTGTCGTGGCGGGTCCCGATCAGCACGCTGTTGATCGCGCTATCCTCCAAGATCGACTGGTGGTCGCTCGTGCAGTAGGCGGCGGTGATCTTTCCGGCCAGGGTTTTGGCGGTGATGCCCGAAGCGGTACAGATGCCACGAATGGCCACGTTCCCCATGCTCTGGAGCGGCGGCAACAGCATATCTTTCACATGGTTGCCCGCGCCGATGATGCCTACGGTCACCGCCTTCGCAGCCTGCCCCGCTCCGACCTCGACCCTGCGCGGCAAATTTCTGGTGCGATCAGACGGATAGGTGATCACCATCGCGATGTAGGGGGTGGCGCCTTCCATCATCAGGGCATAGGCCGATTCGGCTTGCTCGATCGGAAACCGATGGGTGATGAGCGGCTTGAGCAGGACCTTCCGTTCGGCAACCAACTCCAGAAACGCCTGCATGTTCCGTTGCTCGGTCCAGCGGACATAGCCGAAGGGATAATCGCGCCCATGTTCTTCGTACTGGTGGTCGTAGCGACCGGGGCCATAGGACATGGAGAGGCGCAGTTCCAGTTCCTTTTTGTAATAGGGTTCTCGCGGCAGGTTCATGCCGACGGCGCCGACGACCACCACTCTCCCCTTCTTGCGGGCAATGTCCCCGGCGACTTCGACCGGACCGTTGTCTTTGGTGCTGGCCGTAATGATCACGGCGTCCACGCCATGGCCTTCGGAGAAGGTCGCCGAGGCCTCCAGGATCTCAGCTGGAGTCGTGGTCAGATCCGCGCCGAATTGTCGGGCCAGCTGCAGTTTCGAAGGATCGAGGTCCGAGCCGAGCACTCGGCAGCCCGAGGCCTTCAACAACTGCACGGTGAGTTGCCCCAGGAGGCCGAGCCCGATGACGGCGATGCGGTCGCCGAGCCGAGGCTCAGCCTGACGGACGCCCTGCAGGGCGATGGCGCCGAGCGTGACAAACGACGCGTCCTCAAAATCGACGGCCTCCGGGATCTTCACACAGAGATTTTTCGGGACATAGACCATCTCTGCGTGTGAGGCATAGTTCTGCCCGGCACAGGCCACCCGATCGCCGACGGAAAAGCGATCCGCGTCGCGGCTGGCCTCCACCACGGTTCCCGCGCAGCTGTAGCCGAGCGCCACCGGGGTGTCCAAACGTTGAAAGACTCGCTTGACCGTATCCCTCAGCCCATCCTTCTGAACCGCGGCGAGGACTTTTCTCACCATATCCGGTCGGTCCATGGCCTTCCCCACGAGATTCTTCTGAGCAACCTGAACGGTCGACTTTTCGGTCCCTGGGCTGATCAGTGACGCCTCGTTAAGGACGAGCAACCCGTTTCCGCGTAGGGAAGGCGGAGGAACCTCATCCACCTTCAATGTCCCAGAACGGAAATTTTGAATGATTTGCTTCATTAACTATTTCCTTTCAACAGCTGCCGCACCTGTTTCCAGGCCTGCCCAATTCCCCAGGATGGGCTGCGGCCTCGCCCCGTATCGAGCGTCAGGTCACCTTCCAGATTCGAAAGCCTCTCGGCCGTATCCTTGAAGGTGCGGTCGGCACGAAAGATCAGCCGATATTGCTCCAGCGCTCCCGGCGCCTCTCCCAACTGTTCCAGCGTACGGCCAAGGAGATACCGCACACTCAGGCTCTGTTGGCGAGGCGCGTTGTAATCGGCACAGGCCTTTCGGAAG
It contains:
- a CDS encoding CHAD domain-containing protein, whose amino-acid sequence is MTSPQFTDTGATGATQALLERARSYQATVLTLLRQVTQKGCPAKTVHAIRTHCRRLQALLELSGEEERAAVMAKSVRRLSKLRALQVFRQYLEKIDAPRADLVQIDARIERRHRRLVQVDAYRKITQALQQQGLPQEHRSEAWLRQRAKDLRHTQADALQVLFVHIAEKPRRKRLHALRLLLKTIRYQAEALPDQSAEIQEMVTKLRQAQTSLGRYEELADFARWGKRWELKRSLRIKRDWKRARTKARAAATELTWLVDILRGGAAD
- a CDS encoding Gfo/Idh/MocA family oxidoreductase encodes the protein MKQIIQNFRSGTLKVDEVPPPSLRGNGLLVLNEASLISPGTEKSTVQVAQKNLVGKAMDRPDMVRKVLAAVQKDGLRDTVKRVFQRLDTPVALGYSCAGTVVEASRDADRFSVGDRVACAGQNYASHAEMVYVPKNLCVKIPEAVDFEDASFVTLGAIALQGVRQAEPRLGDRIAVIGLGLLGQLTVQLLKASGCRVLGSDLDPSKLQLARQFGADLTTTPAEILEASATFSEGHGVDAVIITASTKDNGPVEVAGDIARKKGRVVVVGAVGMNLPREPYYKKELELRLSMSYGPGRYDHQYEEHGRDYPFGYVRWTEQRNMQAFLELVAERKVLLKPLITHRFPIEQAESAYALMMEGATPYIAMVITYPSDRTRNLPRRVEVGAGQAAKAVTVGIIGAGNHVKDMLLPPLQSMGNVAIRGICTASGITAKTLAGKITAAYCTSDHQSILEDSAINSVLIGTRHDSHASMVVKSLLADKHVFVEKPLCLTEEELAEIRSTYEKKAADGLQLMVGFNRRFSPHAKEAQAFFASRSNPLAMLYRVNAGRIPPDHWVQDPVVGGGRILGEVCHFVDYMQALCGSPPVSVFASRVGRHSSGITEDQCSLTLTFGDGSLGTIVYTAEGNSGLPKERFEAHTDGKSLTMDDFTETHCYAAGKTRVFKTPKRDKGFTEEMTRFVQAVERGLPPVIPFEQVEAVTRACLLAVRSLQSGSAYQL